One genomic window of bacterium includes the following:
- a CDS encoding M48 family metalloprotease, which translates to MYSNVIVALAVILMWELLPSSTGGAGLEFLERIELTSGLIFFYIILVRTAFIHWKKRRRPSLESHAFQLFHASFVQRFVICGAIFYGLILYWLGWKTSLEKLPMGGSDLLLSLLGILPFLLILLGVWAACFPGGRPGLWKMSSYLWDQALLFLPVLVPWTVILAIMDLIRLLAPGLERKLQEDSLWGLGVFAVLLLVLAWGFPTLVIRLWKCSPMPVGKLREFLEDFFQRQGFRYKGIFLWNLLQGSTATAGIMGIFPSSRYVLITPSLLSLLEPQELEAVMAHEIGHVRHLHMVFYLAFMMGLTLILDLCLRAAPWALGGGFLMLEAAGLPIDGWWEKSWLDSSSVRLAASLFFVAMAVFYLRFGFGLFSRNFERQADLHALEIQGNALPLIRSLEKIGGFHPLIRSLPNWHHYSIQERVYFLSKCQQFPAEVSRHHRKVMRLVGGYLFVLLVLLALVIGWRSFHWDRYLSLRFQTTLTSRMLQKDPVNPALFFIAGTLAMETGDLARAQEFLQKSLELQPHNPEALNNLAWLYATAQDHRFKDPQKALSLALEAARLKPQEAYILDTLAEAYFQNGYFKEAVEAAQKAFSLGGHASEHYRRQLERFQRSLLPEGP; encoded by the coding sequence ATGTACAGCAATGTGATAGTGGCTCTGGCCGTGATCCTCATGTGGGAACTCCTGCCCAGCTCCACCGGGGGGGCCGGGCTAGAATTCCTTGAAAGAATCGAGCTTACCTCAGGGCTAATCTTTTTTTACATAATCCTTGTGCGAACGGCTTTTATCCATTGGAAGAAAAGACGCAGGCCAAGCCTCGAGTCTCATGCCTTCCAGCTCTTCCATGCTTCCTTTGTGCAACGCTTTGTCATATGCGGTGCCATTTTCTATGGTCTGATCCTGTATTGGTTGGGCTGGAAAACCAGTCTTGAAAAGCTTCCCATGGGAGGCAGCGATCTTCTGCTGAGCCTCCTGGGCATCTTGCCATTTCTGTTGATTCTCTTGGGTGTTTGGGCAGCCTGCTTCCCTGGTGGCAGGCCCGGCCTTTGGAAAATGAGTTCATATCTTTGGGACCAAGCCCTTCTTTTCTTGCCAGTATTGGTACCATGGACGGTCATACTGGCCATCATGGACCTCATCAGGCTATTGGCCCCTGGGCTGGAAAGAAAACTGCAGGAAGATAGCCTTTGGGGTTTGGGGGTTTTTGCAGTGCTCCTTCTGGTGTTGGCCTGGGGCTTTCCTACTTTGGTCATCAGGCTTTGGAAATGCTCCCCCATGCCTGTGGGCAAGCTGAGGGAGTTCCTGGAAGATTTCTTTCAAAGGCAGGGGTTCCGATACAAAGGGATATTCCTCTGGAACCTCCTTCAGGGCTCCACGGCAACCGCAGGGATAATGGGAATTTTCCCTAGCTCCAGGTATGTACTGATCACACCTTCCTTGTTGAGCCTCTTGGAACCACAGGAGCTGGAAGCTGTCATGGCGCACGAGATAGGTCATGTACGTCATCTGCACATGGTCTTTTATCTGGCCTTCATGATGGGCCTCACCCTGATTCTGGATCTGTGTTTGAGGGCGGCGCCGTGGGCTTTGGGAGGCGGATTCCTGATGCTTGAGGCTGCCGGGCTCCCCATAGATGGGTGGTGGGAAAAAAGCTGGCTGGATTCCTCCAGCGTGAGACTTGCAGCATCCCTTTTTTTTGTTGCAATGGCAGTGTTCTACCTTCGCTTCGGCTTCGGCCTGTTTTCCAGAAACTTCGAAAGACAGGCGGATCTTCACGCCTTGGAGATACAAGGAAACGCTCTACCCCTCATAAGATCTTTGGAAAAGATAGGGGGATTCCACCCCTTGATACGCTCACTGCCCAACTGGCACCATTACAGCATCCAGGAAAGAGTTTACTTCCTGTCCAAGTGTCAGCAATTCCCGGCTGAGGTATCACGCCACCACAGGAAAGTAATGAGGCTTGTGGGAGGGTATCTGTTCGTGCTGCTTGTGCTTCTGGCCTTGGTCATAGGATGGAGATCCTTTCACTGGGACAGATATCTAAGCCTCAGGTTCCAGACCACGCTCACCAGTAGAATGCTGCAGAAGGATCCCGTGAATCCAGCCCTGTTTTTCATTGCCGGCACCCTTGCCATGGAAACAGGAGATCTGGCCCGCGCACAAGAGTTTTTGCAAAAATCCTTGGAACTGCAGCCCCATAATCCAGAGGCACTCAACAATCTGGCCTGGCTGTACGCCACAGCCCAAGACCACAGGTTCAAGGATCCTCAAAAAGCCTTGAGCCTGGCCTTGGAAGCTGCCAGGCTAAAGCCCCAGGAAGCTTATATCCTGGATACCTTGGCCGAGGCCTATTTTCAAAACGGCTATTTTAAAGAGGCAGTGGAGGCAGCACAAAAGGCTTTTTCCTTGGGAGGACATGCCTCGGAGCATTACAGGCGCCAGCTGGAGAGATTTCAGAGAAGTTTGTTGCCTGAGGGCCCCTGA
- a CDS encoding radical SAM protein yields the protein MSNLEILLLYPPVAMPSEPPVGLATVAGLLKRAGVSYQVLDLNAEAFQVLLSCDFPCQQPLDTFSKRSLGRLQEYLERLRSPDILKQPGEYASAISHIQRALWLRTAASGNPRVTLTDFKHPRLSPLSTQDLHGMASERSMGPIGEWLEARLLECLGSTGAQLVGISVQYLSQALPAMALAGAIKSEFSGVKVVMGGALVGTWARLGRLPRLDPWVDLLVPGKDLSPLAQLLGIERQFLEGDLPTPEFEGFPWQYYLSPQRVTPLFTSLGCYWGRCSFCPEADKNQSFRPLPTELIEVWMEKIKRETQCPWIHITDNAIPPKVLAALSKMDLGVRWFGFARFESILSDQKLALELHRSGCRMLQLGLESGSQRILDRLCKGTDLHEVSRILANLHQAGIATYVYVLFGIPGETLEDARRTLEFVAENAEWIDYLHCSILNLPKINGSAWDVQLQELGGQELQDLSLYTGFRAAEGLDRRSARRFLLREFSREPRIAKILKRDPPAFTSAHAALFHAGTEG from the coding sequence ATGAGCAATCTTGAGATATTGCTCTTATATCCTCCCGTTGCCATGCCTTCTGAACCCCCTGTGGGACTTGCTACCGTAGCTGGTCTGCTCAAGAGGGCCGGGGTGAGTTACCAGGTCTTGGATCTAAATGCAGAGGCATTCCAAGTGCTTCTCTCCTGTGATTTTCCATGCCAACAGCCTTTGGATACATTCTCCAAGAGATCCCTTGGGAGACTTCAGGAGTATTTGGAAAGGCTACGCTCCCCTGATATTTTGAAACAACCCGGGGAGTATGCCTCGGCCATCAGCCACATCCAGAGAGCCCTGTGGCTGCGAACTGCTGCTTCTGGAAATCCCAGGGTTACTTTGACGGATTTCAAGCATCCACGGCTCTCACCTCTGTCCACACAGGACCTGCATGGCATGGCCTCGGAAAGATCCATGGGCCCCATAGGAGAGTGGCTGGAGGCCAGGCTCTTGGAATGCCTTGGTTCCACTGGGGCTCAGTTGGTTGGTATTTCGGTCCAGTACTTGAGTCAGGCCTTACCAGCTATGGCGTTGGCAGGGGCCATCAAGAGTGAGTTTTCTGGAGTTAAGGTGGTCATGGGTGGGGCCCTGGTGGGCACTTGGGCCAGACTGGGACGGCTGCCCAGGCTTGATCCATGGGTGGACCTGCTGGTCCCAGGCAAAGACCTGAGCCCTCTGGCTCAACTTCTGGGTATAGAAAGACAATTCCTAGAGGGAGATTTACCCACGCCGGAATTCGAGGGCTTCCCTTGGCAATATTACCTCTCTCCCCAAAGAGTGACTCCCCTGTTCACCAGTCTTGGATGCTACTGGGGAAGATGCAGCTTTTGCCCAGAAGCTGACAAAAACCAAAGCTTCCGGCCTTTACCCACTGAGCTGATTGAGGTTTGGATGGAAAAGATCAAAAGAGAAACCCAATGTCCATGGATCCACATCACGGACAACGCCATCCCGCCAAAGGTTTTGGCCGCCTTGAGCAAGATGGATCTCGGGGTCAGATGGTTCGGCTTCGCAAGGTTTGAAAGCATACTTTCAGACCAGAAATTGGCTTTGGAACTCCACCGTTCGGGGTGTCGGATGTTGCAGCTTGGTCTGGAAAGCGGCTCTCAAAGGATTTTGGACAGACTTTGCAAAGGCACGGATTTGCATGAGGTCTCACGTATTCTTGCCAATTTGCACCAGGCTGGTATAGCTACTTACGTTTATGTTCTCTTTGGAATACCGGGTGAGACTCTGGAGGATGCCAGGAGGACTCTGGAATTTGTGGCAGAGAATGCCGAGTGGATAGATTATCTTCATTGTTCCATCTTGAACCTGCCCAAGATCAATGGATCGGCATGGGATGTGCAGCTACAAGAATTGGGTGGCCAAGAACTCCAGGATCTTAGCTTGTACACAGGCTTTCGCGCAGCCGAAGGCTTGGACAGGAGATCCGCCAGAAGATTCCTCTTGAGGGAGTTTAGCAGGGAGCCCAGAATTGCCAAGATCCTCAAGAGGGATCCGCCGGCTTTTACTTCAGCCCATGCTGCACTGTTTCACGCTGGAACAGAGGGATAA
- a CDS encoding methyltransferase — protein sequence MSGKWSLESIMEAARGFQVSRLILTAAELNLFPLLGGDPRGAQEVAQGLGLDGRATEIFLDALAALGLLEKSGGKYRISEGLGSVLAGDSEQNVMPLLRHMATLWRRWGSLNEVLRTGMPPETDSWEARPKEEREAFIGAMHVIGKQMAPELIGAISLDGVRSILDVGGASGTYAIAFLESKKDLRVTLLDLPSVIPLARKRLEEKKLLERVELVAADFEKDSLPPGHDMAFLSAIVHQNDRVQNRLLFSKIRQALNPGGRLVIRDHVMDPSRTRPTAGALFAVNMLVSTRGGTTYTFQELKEDLESAGFQHVRWTRVGEKMDSLVEAVRMGDELP from the coding sequence TTGTCAGGAAAGTGGTCACTGGAGAGCATAATGGAGGCGGCTCGTGGGTTTCAGGTGAGTCGTTTGATTCTGACGGCCGCGGAGTTGAATTTGTTTCCCCTTCTGGGAGGGGATCCCAGAGGGGCCCAAGAGGTAGCCCAAGGCCTTGGTTTGGACGGGCGTGCCACAGAGATCTTCCTGGATGCCCTGGCAGCTTTGGGATTACTGGAGAAGAGCGGAGGAAAATATCGCATTTCAGAGGGCCTGGGCTCAGTCCTTGCCGGAGACTCAGAGCAAAACGTGATGCCTCTGCTCAGGCACATGGCAACGCTTTGGAGGAGATGGGGGTCACTCAATGAGGTCTTGAGAACAGGTATGCCTCCTGAAACAGATTCCTGGGAGGCAAGACCCAAGGAGGAGAGGGAGGCCTTCATAGGGGCCATGCACGTCATAGGCAAACAGATGGCTCCGGAGTTGATAGGCGCCATATCCTTGGATGGAGTAAGAAGCATCCTGGATGTAGGAGGCGCTTCGGGTACATATGCCATAGCATTCCTGGAAAGCAAGAAAGATCTTAGGGTCACGCTTCTGGATCTACCTTCGGTCATTCCCCTGGCCAGGAAGCGTCTGGAAGAAAAAAAGCTTTTGGAAAGAGTGGAATTGGTGGCAGCCGATTTCGAAAAGGACTCCCTTCCACCAGGCCACGACATGGCCTTTTTGTCGGCCATAGTACATCAAAATGACAGAGTCCAAAACAGGCTCCTTTTCTCCAAAATCAGACAGGCCCTCAACCCTGGAGGCAGACTTGTGATAAGAGATCATGTCATGGATCCTTCCAGAACCAGACCTACTGCCGGGGCACTTTTTGCGGTGAATATGCTGGTATCCACCCGAGGCGGAACCACATACACTTTCCAGGAACTGAAAGAGGACTTGGAATCAGCCGGTTTCCAACATGTACGATGGACCCGCGTGGGCGAAAAGATGGACTCCCTTGTGGAGGCAGTACGAATGGGCGATGAGCTCCCATGA
- a CDS encoding cold-shock protein, translating into MAEGTVKWFNEKKGYGFIQQKDGRDLFVHFSSIDMPGFKTLTEGDRVVFEVEETDRGPQAKNVKKL; encoded by the coding sequence TTGGCAGAGGGTACGGTCAAATGGTTTAACGAGAAAAAGGGGTATGGTTTCATCCAACAGAAGGATGGCCGGGATCTGTTCGTACATTTTTCCTCCATCGACATGCCTGGTTTCAAAACCCTGACAGAAGGGGACCGGGTGGTTTTCGAGGTGGAGGAAACCGACCGGGGACCGCAAGCCAAAAACGTTAAAAAATTGTAA
- a CDS encoding cyclic nucleotide-binding domain-containing protein translates to MIKAFLIMEKGLLEERVYPLEERLTIGRSPLNVVHLPDPSVSRRHAALYSLGGKTIVEDLGSHNGTYVNGERVFKAVLKNGDTLRVGKVILHYREQYASEEEPNDITQEIIRTTQELLQGGDELADVKISMAGKDGTSFSHRSRRLSETLSRIPIFAPLDDETLSLVAHSARLLVFDRGRTVFRQGDRGSSLYVVLDGKVRVVTYDHEGRELELAIIGENQFFGEMAFFSGKPRSATVQVLEESILCELSFQMMLEVVRRVPQVRSILESYYNERLQDTLAKKKAAGIVDRRKQPRLNERLPVSFSTVGVLPSHIRGRIFRSTSQDISQTGIRIKVQDRALMSLPAGCQLRLEIGLPQGWGTVKALGILRNIVDSKEGGDLGYLGIEFLEMASGHKNKLMRFIRGEALPP, encoded by the coding sequence ATGATCAAGGCCTTCCTGATAATGGAAAAAGGCTTGCTGGAAGAGCGGGTCTATCCGTTGGAAGAGCGCCTGACCATTGGACGCAGCCCCCTCAACGTGGTTCATCTGCCAGATCCAAGTGTGTCAAGAAGACATGCGGCCCTTTACAGCCTTGGCGGCAAGACCATAGTGGAGGACTTGGGCAGTCACAATGGCACCTATGTCAACGGGGAGAGGGTTTTTAAGGCTGTGCTTAAAAATGGAGACACCCTTCGTGTGGGTAAGGTGATACTCCACTACAGGGAGCAGTACGCCTCTGAAGAGGAGCCCAATGACATTACGCAAGAGATCATCAGGACAACCCAAGAGCTTCTCCAAGGCGGTGACGAGCTGGCAGATGTGAAGATTTCCATGGCCGGAAAAGATGGGACCTCTTTCTCTCATCGCTCCAGAAGACTCTCTGAGACCCTTTCCAGGATACCTATTTTCGCTCCCTTGGATGATGAGACCCTCTCCCTGGTGGCCCACTCGGCCAGGCTCCTGGTTTTTGACCGTGGAAGGACGGTTTTCCGTCAGGGGGATCGAGGCAGCTCTCTTTACGTTGTGCTGGATGGGAAGGTGCGAGTGGTGACCTACGACCACGAGGGCAGAGAGCTGGAACTGGCTATCATAGGGGAAAACCAGTTTTTCGGAGAAATGGCCTTCTTTTCAGGAAAGCCCAGAAGCGCCACCGTGCAGGTCTTGGAAGAGTCCATCTTGTGTGAACTGAGTTTTCAGATGATGCTAGAGGTGGTGCGCAGAGTTCCCCAAGTCCGCAGTATCCTTGAAAGTTACTATAATGAAAGGCTCCAGGACACACTGGCTAAGAAGAAGGCCGCGGGCATTGTGGACAGGAGGAAACAGCCCAGGCTCAACGAACGGCTTCCAGTCAGTTTTTCTACAGTGGGTGTTCTCCCCTCTCATATAAGAGGCCGCATTTTCAGGTCCACATCCCAGGATATCTCCCAGACAGGAATAAGGATCAAGGTTCAAGACAGGGCTCTAATGAGCCTTCCAGCCGGGTGTCAGCTTCGTTTGGAGATCGGCCTTCCCCAAGGCTGGGGCACTGTGAAGGCCTTGGGGATACTAAGAAATATTGTGGACAGCAAGGAAGGAGGGGACCTG
- a CDS encoding CDP-alcohol phosphatidyltransferase family protein: MRLTANHLTFLRLALIPIPCALLLGGAIQKSLALVLFVLVGLTDFLDGYLARKQGPTVLGALMDPLADKIFVAAMFVPLAYQGSVPLWMVWLVFIREYAITELRSIHGARKAIFRTSELAKYKTTIQMIGGGVIILNDIFGANSWVFVPLGGLFLFTVWVAWKVRQAGRKTALRALTFMILVAWALAMRWQFPYDQVNWAIMGLVTSVTVASGLHYAYHTWKLMGVEFSQSFRWADCLAFLAASVLFPTIFLAATGLKVVSIWLVLAVLASEMLVGGLNNLSAASRQALPYAPGKMRLVLLNGAGLLGLVLMALGTKNWQHDLGYLAFWICLIVSLVGCIKAAYVHRRALGGIPAKAL, encoded by the coding sequence ATGCGACTTACTGCCAACCACCTCACGTTCCTGCGCCTGGCGTTGATTCCCATCCCTTGTGCCCTGCTTCTGGGCGGCGCGATTCAGAAATCCTTGGCATTGGTCTTGTTTGTCCTGGTGGGCTTGACGGATTTTCTGGACGGATACCTGGCCAGGAAACAGGGTCCCACTGTTTTGGGAGCCCTGATGGATCCCTTGGCGGACAAAATATTTGTTGCTGCCATGTTCGTGCCTTTGGCGTACCAGGGTTCCGTGCCTTTGTGGATGGTGTGGTTGGTTTTCATCAGGGAGTATGCCATCACAGAACTCAGGAGCATCCACGGGGCCCGCAAGGCAATTTTTCGCACCTCGGAACTGGCCAAGTACAAGACCACTATCCAGATGATAGGAGGGGGAGTAATCATCCTCAACGACATCTTCGGGGCCAATTCCTGGGTCTTTGTCCCACTGGGGGGCCTTTTTCTCTTTACGGTTTGGGTGGCGTGGAAGGTGCGCCAGGCCGGGCGAAAAACAGCATTGAGGGCACTGACCTTCATGATTCTTGTGGCCTGGGCCCTGGCCATGAGGTGGCAGTTTCCTTATGACCAGGTGAACTGGGCCATAATGGGCTTGGTCACCTCGGTGACTGTGGCAAGCGGGCTTCATTATGCATATCATACCTGGAAGCTGATGGGTGTCGAGTTCTCTCAATCCTTCAGGTGGGCCGACTGTCTCGCTTTCTTGGCAGCCAGTGTCCTGTTCCCCACCATTTTTCTTGCTGCTACTGGCCTAAAAGTGGTCTCTATTTGGCTGGTCTTGGCGGTGCTGGCTTCTGAAATGTTAGTAGGAGGTCTCAATAATCTTTCGGCAGCCTCCCGGCAGGCACTGCCCTATGCACCAGGGAAAATGCGCTTGGTCTTACTCAATGGAGCAGGTCTGCTGGGCCTGGTTCTGATGGCCTTGGGCACAAAGAACTGGCAGCATGACCTGGGATACCTGGCCTTCTGGATATGCCTGATTGTGAGTCTCGTGGGGTGCATAAAGGCCGCTTATGTTCACAGACGAGCCCTTGGGGGGATTCCGGCCAAGGCATTGTAG
- a CDS encoding CoA-binding protein, translated as MALEEISGQDLETGNRKKQELEKIFRPASVAVVGVSPKELNMNRFFLQSLREMGFEGRLYALNLKGEPVQGFPTYKRLVDIPEPVDHVIIAVPAASVWAVLQDAAAKKVRSVAIFSSGFSESGSPAGRKLEERIRQWVKEQPLRLIGPNCMGIYCPESRLTFRPDFPKEPGSIGYVSQSGGMSISGVLLAGSRGLRFSKVVSYGNEADLSSSELLDFLGEDQATRLVWLYIEGTRLGRELLGSMARLACRKPLLVLKGGHTSTGSRAAQSHTGSMAGSWDIWRGLIRQVGALEVRDLEEMVGGSQCLQWLGKPRARRLALLCVSGGLSVNYTDQAVTAGFQVPALSGELLERLRGILDLPGTSLGNPLDLAAGFFRWHLFPEIFKTLDESKEVDVLVLVLALEYFHIPEHRFPGITLETVRTCVEASRSLSCPLVVVMPHSHAQSNRKALEDMVIGAKIPLFQDMSRCLKAMDLWMRYHQKTT; from the coding sequence ATGGCTCTTGAGGAAATTTCAGGACAGGATTTGGAGACTGGGAATAGAAAAAAACAAGAGCTGGAAAAAATATTTAGGCCAGCTTCAGTGGCGGTGGTGGGAGTCTCCCCCAAGGAACTGAACATGAATCGTTTTTTTCTCCAGTCCCTCAGGGAAATGGGCTTTGAGGGGAGACTTTATGCCCTGAACCTCAAGGGCGAGCCAGTCCAAGGATTTCCCACGTACAAGAGACTGGTGGATATCCCGGAGCCTGTTGATCATGTGATCATAGCCGTGCCTGCGGCTTCGGTATGGGCAGTACTGCAAGATGCCGCAGCCAAGAAAGTAAGATCCGTGGCAATTTTCAGTTCTGGCTTTTCGGAATCTGGAAGCCCTGCCGGAAGAAAGCTGGAAGAGCGAATCCGTCAATGGGTGAAAGAGCAACCACTTAGGCTCATAGGCCCCAACTGCATGGGCATATACTGCCCTGAAAGCCGACTGACATTCAGACCGGATTTCCCCAAAGAACCCGGGAGCATCGGTTATGTTTCACAAAGTGGAGGCATGAGCATTTCGGGGGTGCTCTTGGCTGGCTCCAGGGGGCTTAGATTCTCCAAGGTGGTATCCTACGGAAACGAGGCTGACCTGAGTAGTTCAGAACTCCTGGACTTCCTAGGAGAGGATCAAGCCACCAGGCTGGTTTGGCTTTATATAGAGGGAACTCGCTTGGGTCGTGAGCTTTTGGGTTCCATGGCAAGACTGGCCTGCCGAAAACCCCTTCTGGTCCTAAAAGGCGGGCACACCTCCACAGGAAGCAGGGCAGCCCAATCCCACACGGGTTCCATGGCAGGTTCCTGGGATATATGGAGAGGCCTCATAAGACAGGTGGGAGCCCTAGAGGTGCGGGATTTGGAGGAAATGGTGGGTGGAAGCCAGTGTTTGCAATGGTTGGGAAAGCCCAGGGCAAGACGCCTGGCCTTGCTCTGTGTCAGCGGCGGGCTGAGCGTGAACTACACTGATCAGGCCGTAACTGCTGGATTCCAGGTGCCGGCCCTCAGCGGGGAGCTCCTGGAGAGACTGAGGGGTATACTCGACTTACCAGGAACCAGCTTGGGAAACCCTTTGGATTTGGCGGCCGGTTTCTTCAGATGGCATCTTTTCCCCGAGATCTTCAAAACCTTGGATGAGTCCAAAGAGGTGGATGTGCTGGTACTGGTGCTGGCCCTGGAGTACTTCCACATTCCTGAACACCGCTTCCCAGGCATTACTCTGGAGACCGTTCGCACCTGTGTGGAAGCATCAAGAAGCCTCAGTTGCCCTCTTGTAGTGGTAATGCCCCACAGCCATGCACAGAGCAACCGTAAGGCCTTGGAAGATATGGTAATAGGAGCCAAGATACCCCTTTTCCAGGACATGTCCAGGTGTCTCAAGGCCATGGATTTATGGATGCGCTATCACCAAAAAACCACTTGA
- a CDS encoding PilZ domain-containing protein, whose amino-acid sequence MIGFAQDTRRFPRYRVALPMRFSLISGEDRRRVSRFYRTTVRDLGLGGVSIVTPVLKLDGIHFFYNSIPTVRNQIMMQIYLRKEDLPLVALGYAAQGRVVRIKDRKAYLVGINFLQINEVQGQRLRGFLLQLEKGSRP is encoded by the coding sequence ATGATCGGATTTGCCCAGGACACCAGAAGGTTTCCCCGTTACCGGGTGGCCTTGCCCATGCGTTTTAGCCTCATCAGCGGGGAAGACCGCCGCAGGGTGTCGCGTTTTTACCGCACCACTGTGAGAGATCTGGGCCTGGGCGGAGTATCAATAGTGACCCCGGTGCTGAAGCTAGACGGCATACATTTTTTTTATAACTCCATACCTACGGTGCGAAACCAAATCATGATGCAGATATACCTTCGCAAAGAAGATCTCCCTCTGGTTGCATTGGGATACGCTGCTCAGGGCAGAGTCGTGAGGATAAAGGACAGAAAGGCATACCTGGTGGGCATCAATTTTCTCCAGATCAACGAGGTCCAGGGCCAGAGACTCAGAGGATTTCTCCTGCAGTTGGAAAAGGGAAGCCGCCCTTAG